Proteins encoded together in one Pseudomonas sp. ADAK13 window:
- a CDS encoding efflux RND transporter periplasmic adaptor subunit translates to MKKFFSLLATLLVLALAIWIGRTLWVQYMETPWTRDGRVRADIINVAADVTGEVVNVPVRDNQLVKKGDLLMQIDPEHYQIAVKQAQSLVASRKATWEMRKVNAHRRADLDALVISKENRDDASNIADSALADYRHALAQLEAAELNLKRTQVVAAVDGYVTNLNVHRGDYARIGEAKMAVVDMNSFWVYGFFEETKLPHVKVGDKADMQLMSGETLKGHVESISRGIYDRDNPESRELIADVNPTFNWVRLAQRVPVRIHIDEVPEGVLLAAGITCTVIVNQAQN, encoded by the coding sequence ATGAAAAAGTTTTTCAGCCTGCTCGCGACCTTGCTGGTACTGGCCCTGGCGATCTGGATTGGCCGCACGTTGTGGGTGCAGTACATGGAAACCCCCTGGACCCGCGATGGCCGGGTGCGTGCCGATATCATCAACGTCGCCGCCGACGTGACGGGCGAGGTGGTCAACGTCCCGGTGCGTGACAACCAATTGGTGAAAAAGGGCGACCTGCTGATGCAGATCGACCCCGAGCACTACCAGATTGCCGTCAAGCAGGCGCAGTCGCTGGTGGCGTCCCGCAAGGCCACCTGGGAAATGCGCAAGGTCAACGCCCACCGCCGCGCCGACCTCGATGCCCTGGTGATCTCCAAGGAAAACCGTGACGACGCCAGCAACATCGCCGACTCCGCCCTGGCGGATTACCGGCACGCGCTGGCGCAACTGGAAGCGGCCGAACTCAACCTCAAGCGCACCCAGGTGGTGGCGGCGGTGGATGGCTACGTCACCAACCTCAACGTGCACCGGGGCGACTACGCGCGCATCGGCGAGGCGAAGATGGCGGTGGTGGATATGAACTCGTTCTGGGTGTACGGCTTCTTTGAAGAAACCAAGCTGCCTCACGTCAAAGTCGGGGATAAAGCCGACATGCAACTGATGAGCGGCGAAACCCTCAAGGGCCACGTGGAAAGCATCTCGCGAGGGATCTACGACCGTGACAACCCGGAAAGCCGCGAACTGATTGCCGATGTGAACCCGACGTTCAACTGGGTGCGCCTGGCCCAGCGGGTGCCGGTGCGGATTCACATCGATGAAGTGCCGGAGGGTGTGCTGTTGGCGGCGGGCATCACCTGCACCGTGATTGTTAACCAAGCACAGAACTGA
- a CDS encoding DUF1656 domain-containing protein, producing the protein MPREIAFHGVYMPTMTLMFLIAAGLAWALDRFLAGFDLYRFFWHPALLRLSLFACLFGALALTVYR; encoded by the coding sequence ATGCCTCGTGAAATCGCCTTCCACGGCGTGTACATGCCCACCATGACCCTGATGTTTCTGATCGCGGCGGGCCTGGCCTGGGCCCTCGACCGGTTCCTGGCCGGCTTTGACCTGTACCGTTTTTTCTGGCACCCGGCGCTGCTGCGCCTGAGCCTGTTCGCTTGCTTGTTCGGCGCCCTGGCGCTGACCGTCTACCGTTGA